GAAGCGAAGGACCCAGTAAAATCTTGTTTATGCTGTCATGCCGCACTTAGTTGTCTTTGACCACTTAGAGCTTTAGCTCTTATGTGGTCATGATCCGCGAATGGGGACGGCATCGTCATCTTGTAAAAGGTCGCCCCAAACGGGACGACCTTGTTATTTGTCATGCCGGATTTATTCCGGCATCGGCGTTTTTAATTCCCGCAGGCGGAAATCATGCCCGGCGTAGGCGTGTCCGTGCACCAGGAATCAGGCTCGGCTCGTTTATCCCAAAAACCGATATTCAGTTGCAGGCTTTTCGGGGCTGTAGGGGAGGTGGTGCCAACAGGCAACGGCGATACGTGTATGGAATCGGCTTTGCCATAGTACAGCGAATCGATTACGGCTCCATTGCACTGCAGCACAAGCGAACCCGCGTTTTTGACGAATGCAGGCATGTTTTCGACGGACTTGTAGATGCCCGCCGTATTTGCTTTGTCGCGGTTGCCTACAACGAGAATTTCGTTTGGCGGCAAAGAAACGGTTTCGAATTCGGCAGAACCGCTCACGTTTGATGTTTTGCCGATTGTGCATTTGTCCAAAATGAGCGTGTCTGTACTGCCGTTGTACAGTTCAACGAAGCTGTATTGCGTTGTGTCCTTTGTACTTGTCCATATGAAAAACTCGCTTATCACAATGTCGTCTACGGCTGGAGCGCGTTTCATTGCGGGGAGCGTGAGCGACACTTGCAGATTTACGTCTTTCGCAAGGTCGATGGCGAGCGCAATCTTGCTGCGGAGCGATTCAATCTGAAAGCTTGGTACAGGCGTGTTTTCGTCAAGCATAAAGTCGTCTTCCAAACTGAAAATGGCCTTTCCGTTTTTGTCTTCCATCGAAATTGTAATGTGGTATTCGCGGTCGAGCTTGAGCTCGTCACTTGTAAAGGTGACATAGTCTGATTCAAATTCCATGGGGAAGGTGAACGATTCTCCTTTGCTTGTGAGTTTCATTTCGCCTTTCTTGATTCCGGCGGGGTTTCCAAATCCAATGGGAACTTTGACGTAGACAAAGCCGATAAGCGCATGCATCGGAATTTTCAGATTCACGGCAGAGCCCGCTTCTAGCGAGGTCGTGACTTCTCCTTGTTGCATCAGAGTGCCGTTTGCGTAGAGCTTGGCGTTGAAAATCCAGTCTTCGCCAGGGAAAAGGTCTAGATTGAACGAATTGTTTTCTGCAGAATGCACAAGGTGGATTGTGTCCGTTCCATAGCAGTCCAGAACAATGCTGTCAAGCAGGGGTGTTTCTGCGTAATCGAGCTGGAATGCTACATTGGCTGTTTCGCCAAGCAAGATGGCGTGGTCTGAATCGCTTGCGTGAGAATCTTCGGAGCAGTTCCACAAGGCAAGAGCGGTGAGTGTTGTAGCCGCACAACGGCAGACGTGTTTTTTGAAAGTAGGACTCATATAACCTCCTGTTTTTAGGGTGGGTCCCACTTATTTAACACGCAAGTAAACGCCAAATTTTTCGCTAGAAATCTGTAAAATTTTCTAAACACGGGCGCAGCTCGTCATCCCGCTTTTGCTGTCATGCCCGTCTCCGAACGGGCATCTCCCTCTCGCCTTTTCTTTACAAATGCAATTTGCTTTTCCCGTTCTCGACGCGATTTCCTTGCAACTTGGCCGCGCAGGCTTTGTCTTGCCGTAAAATCTTCACGAGCGCGCTCGGGCTAAGCCCGAATGCGGCGGCCGCCGCTTTCGTATCCCCGTTCTTGGTCGCCATGATATCAAAGACATGGGCCACAAATAGCGGAAACTGCGGATTGCTCGGCTGGATGTGTCCGTTGCTACCCGGAAATTTCATCTCGACGGCGGGAGGTTCTTCGCGTACATTCAATGCAAGCGCCATTTGCATGCGGTGGAGGGCATGAATTTTGTTCTCTTTTGCGCTTCTGCTTTCGGAAGACTTGATTTCTAAATTATATTGTTGTAACGAAAGATGAACGCCGGTATTGGTCTTGTTCCTATGCTGGCCACCGGGCCCGCTGCCCTGATAACCTTTCAGGGAGCAGGCGCGTAACAGTTCATCAAGATTCATTTTCAGGTAGGTATCGCGATGCATGTTCTGAAAAATAAAATAGTTCTAGCGCTTTTGGTGGGCGTATTTGCAATTGTGGCTGGTTGTGCCGGTTCTTCTCAGGGCTCTGCGGGTGAATCTGCCGAGACGGCTGCTGTCCGCGACGCAAAGGTCAAGGCCCAGGAATCCCAAAAGCTTGTCATGCTCGAAGAGATGTATGAACTCTTCAAGTCTTCGGTAAGGAATCGCGCCCCGTCCGATATCTTGCTCGATTTCTTGACGGATCCTTCGGAAGATTGGCTTAATGAACTTGAAAGCCACGCCAAGACCTACGATGCCGCCGCCATGGATACCTGCCAGTTCTACGAAGCTTATGCCATCGTGCTTTACAGGCTCTATGAACGTGAACACTTGTGGACCGTGCCGGATTACCGCATGCTTTACTTGCTGCTTTACGATAGCGGCTTTTTGGACTTGGCCGATCATGTGAAGATGGGCCCGTTCGAGGTCAAGAACGACCGTGGCAGTGTTGGCCTTGCCTCTAGCCCGAAAGTCCCCATTATGCTGTTTACCTGGGATGATACCAAGTGGAAACTGGACCTTATTGAAACGCTCCCGCTCATTACGAAGGGTGTCGAAGCGACGGCCGCAAAGAAAAACTGGACCGGTGCTAAGCTTGCGCTCTATTGGCTTGACAAGAAGTACCACTTGCAGTATTCGCGCTTGGACGACTCTCTCTTGGAACCGATTGGTTTCTAGTCATTTAAAGGATCCCAAAGCAGGGTATAGAATTTATGCGTAAGTTTCTTGCGGTTTGTGCGCTTTTATCTGTTTTTTCGACTTCTGTTTTGGCGGCCCCAGCTTCTTCGAAAGCAAAGCCGGCGGGCTCGACTAAAATCTATGGAGCTGTCGAAGCGAAGGAAGGCTTTTTAGGCGGTCGCCTCTTTGACGTGCTCGATTCTGTCGGTGGCACGGGAACGTGGATGGAATGGGACGTAAATGGCGTCCGTGACCCGTCTGTTGCAAAAATTCTAGACCCGCTTTTGAATTCCTCGAACAAGCCCAAGATGATCTGGGCGATTACCGAACGTGAAAAGCCTTTGCTCTCGGTGCTTTTGCCTAAGGGCTCCGGCGAGGTGATTGTCTTTTACGAACTTGGGGCGCTTGACGCGAAGCCTGTCCAGCTCAAGCTCAACAAGGTCCTTACACCCGACGTCGTGTTTCGAGATTACAAACAAATTTCAGAAAAGGAATTTGTGCATCTGGACCGCTCGAACTTGAAAATTTCTGTTACAGATAAGCGAATTCATTTTACGTATGATAACCCCGATAAGACGCCGCTCCGTTACGATCCTGATTTTGCGACGAAAACGCTCGTCGATAAACATGCCGAAGTGAATGATTACCTCGGGTTCCTAAAATACGAATATTCCATGATGCTCCGTGCATTTGTCCAGTCGACTCGTGGCATATTCAATTGGCAGCCATGGCACTGGTACATGGAAAAATGGAACTCCAATTACATGATTTCTCCCAAGGATATCGAAATGATTCTTGCCAAGGGTGTGCGTCCGGACTACATTACGGTCTTCAAGGCGAAAGCCGCAGGGGGCGAAATGATCGAAATGCGTACAACTGGCAACGGATTCCTCGAAATGGTCATTACAAGACCCTAATTTTAACACCCAAAAAGATGTTACCATTTGTCATGCCCGCCGCTGAGCGGGCATCTCTATTTCTGTTTTTTACTATTTTAGAATTCGTGAAATCTATCATCAAAAAATTTCAGATTCTTCTTGTTGCCTGTGCAACTGTTTCTAGCTTGGCTTCTTCTGTCATAGAAGATTCCAGGAAACATTTTATTTTGGACGACGAGGTCTTGGATTCTTCCAGGGAGTCTTGTGAAGATGGCTCGGGAAAGCGTTTTCATCCCGAACGTGTCGTTTACATGGATTCTGTTCCGTTCCGCCATTATCGCGTGGCTTTGCCGTCGAGCGAAAAGCCTTCGGTTTCTGTGACGAACAGTAAGCTTGTTCCGCTTGGTTCTTCGCCTTGCAAGTCGACTCCTGCAAAGGTCCAGTCGGTATCTGTTTCGACTCCGTATATCAAAGATGGCGTGTGGGTGACCGATGTCCTTGTCCCGCTTTACTTAAAACAGGGCGGTTCTGTTGCGCTTCGCAAGGAATTCCGCCTGAATGTCGATTTTGCAACGGCTTCGGCTAGTGGCCGTAATCCTGGCGCACGTGCATTGATGCATGTGGTGAACAAGCAGGCTGCCTCCCAATTTGGTCTGGCTTCGTCCCGTTCCGTATTGCGCCGTGAAGCAAGTTCCGAAGTTGACAAAGTTGTCCAGTTGGTCGAACTGGTCGTGGGCGACAAGAATATTGCGACATTTAGCGAAGATGGCGTGTACGCCATTGGGTTCAATGCCATCCGTAGTGCGCTCAGCAAGATTAACCGTCAGGAGCTTGTGTATGGCATTCCTATAGAAAAGCTTTGCATTTTTGCGGCTTCTCCAGATACACTCCCTGACATGGGCCCTGGTGCAAAACTCCGCAACCCGAACCAGCTTTTTGAACTGCCTATCAAAGTTGTGGACCAGAACTCCAATGGTATTTTTGACGATGCCAGCTCTAGTCGTGGAGACTCCATCTATTTTGTGGGGTACGGCAACGCTTTCTGGAAACGTATCGATGCCGAACCGTATGATGCTCCTAGAACGAGCATGAGCTATTTCCATTCGTATTCGCCCTATTCCTACTATCAGCACTTTATTCTTGGGTATAAGGAATCTGGGACTGGCCTTCGCTTGGAAACTCTGGAACCGCCGAAGTCGACTCCGAAGACGATTGACTGGTATAGATATTTGCGTGCCGAAAAGGACGTGTACTTGCGCGACACCTATTATGGTATGGTGCAGGACTGGGAACATACGACTGGTAAGGAATGGTTCTGGGAATGGCACGCCCGAAACGAAGAAACTGTTGTGCCGGCAAGTAAGCTTGGCGCTCAGCAGCCAACCGTAGACTTGCCTGGTCTTATCGAAGGCAAGGCTGGCTACGCTGCCGTTTCGTTCTTCCCTTACAGGTCTATCAGTGGCGTGGAATCCAGTATTTCTGAATACCAGAGCTCGGGCGTTTTTTCTACGGAATCCTATAAGAATAGGATGAAGCATATTCATTTCAAGTTTGACGTTAATGGCGAAACGCATTCGAAGACCGATGGTCAAGAAGATATCTGGTATGATGGGACTCTTCTGCCGGGCGGCAACTTTGCGATGACGTTTGAGTCGTTCCAGAAGACGGGAAACCAATATGAACTGACTATCCTTCCCAATAATTATCAGTATGACCGCTTTGACGGGTATTCTGTCGCTTACCCCTGGGATCCGTCGTCTGTTTCAGTAGATTCTGCGGAATGGCTGTTGCCGGGTTTTGTTTCGGGCGTCATCCGCATTCCAGTGGGCGAGGATGAAAACTTGAACTTGATGAAGTTCAAGAACATGGAGCCTGTCGGTCTTTTGAAAATTGCAAATGGGGTAGCTCTTGATAGCATTGGCTATAACGATGATGTGCGTTATATGCTCTATCGCAGTAGCGACCGTCGCAAGGCTATTAGTATCAATGCCATTCCGGAGCCTTCTAAAAATGTGGTGCAGAATCTTGCCAATATATCGCAGAAGACGGAATACCTGATTATCACGCCCGAAGAATTTTTGGCACCCGCAGAGTCTTTGGCGGTATTCCGTTCGAGTGACAAGTCGGCAAGTCGATTTGTAACGGCGGTTGTCGCTGCTGAAAATATCTATAGGCATTACACAGGTGGCGCCGCTTCCCCGATTGCCATCAGAAACTATATCGCCTATGCTCGTAGCGTTTGCCCGGACTTGCGTTTTGTCTTGCTTGCGGGGTCGGGCCATTATGACTATCGTGGCATCGATGGACATGGCAAGAACTATATGCCGCCGTTTGAAAAGGAATCGTCGGTAACCGAAGACTTCTTTGCCGTGCTCGATTCTGGAGAGGTTGTTCGTGGCGCTGTTGCGTACGATGTTGATTTGGCTGTGGGACGCTTGCCTGTTTCGAGCGAAAGCGAATTTGCCAATTATGTCGATAAGGCCAAACGATACGATCAGATTGGTGTGTTTGACCATGGCGAATGGAAGTCTACGTTACTGATGGCGGCAGATGATGCCCGCAATGGTACTGTCGCTGACGATGCAAAGCATACTGAAGACCAGGAAGAACTTGCCTCCTTGATTGATTCCGTTTCGAACAAGCTTGGCTTTAGAATGAACTTGAAAAAGGTCTATCTGCTGGATTACGAGTATGATGCAGCAGGGCAGAAACAGGAAGCCACAAATGATTTCTTGAATATCATGAGTCAGGGCGCCTTGATGACCATGTACTTTGGTCATGGTTCTAAGGTGGCGTGGGCTTCGGAAGGCTTGCTGAAACCGGCATACTTGCCAAAGCTGACAAATGAAAAGGCTTTCACGATTTTGAATTCCTTCTCGTGTACGGTCGGACGTTTTGATGAAGGCGATACGAAATCCATGTCTGAAGCGTTTGTTCTGGACCCGGATGTCGGAGCTATTGCAGCAATTGGTGCCTCTCGTGAAACGTTTGAAAGTTCGAACAAGATTTTTGCTAGAAATTTTGTAAGCCGCGCTGTTCTTGAAAACGGTATTTATCTTGGTGAAGCCTACATGCTTGCCAAGGACAATGTGGTTAAGCAGAGTAAAAATATGACCGGCGATGTGTATAACTCGGAACACTATGTATTTGTCGGTGAACCTGTGATTCGCATGCCTTATGCTACGTTGAAAATTTCATTGGATAATCCGGTGGATTCCATTCAGGCTCTGGATAAAATGAAGTTGTCTGGAAAGGTGTCTGGAATTTCGTCGGGAAGTATCGCCTTGACCTTGAGAGAAGGCCGTATTCAAAAGCGCCTTGCAATGCAGAATCGCCTTAACGATACCATCAACGTCAAGTACGATGGACCGCTAATTTATTCGGAAGTTCTTCCTGTGAAGAATGGACGTTTCGAGACGGAATTTGTGACGCCGAAAAAACTGAATATCGGGGATTCTCTTGCTGAATTGCGTGCATGGGCATATTCTTCAAATGACATTGCCGTTGGTCGCTATCTCGATACGAATATTGTGATTTCGGGTGTCTCGAAATATGCCGATTCCTTGAATGACAAGACTCCACCTGTGATTACGATCCAATCGTGCAATGCGGGTGCTTCGTCATCCTTTGCCGATGGCCAGCTTGTCAAGCTTTGGACTCCAGCTTGCCTGCAAGTGATTGTCGAAGACGAAACTGCTCTGGATTATCGCGAACAGGCCGATGAAGGCATTACATTTGAAATGGTGGGGCTTGAAAATCCGTACCATCCTGCTCCGTTCCTGGAACAGGCATCTAAGCGTGCCGTTGCTCGCAAGTCGATGACGACCGAAAACTATCCTCCGGGAAATTACGTGTTCCGCGTCCGCGCTTTGGACGTCCTTGGAAATGTCGCTGTAAAGACTATCAATATCGAGATTACGGAATCGATGCAGACCGGACTTTCGGACGTGTTCAACATCCCGAATCCGATGGGCAAGAAGGGCACGACATTCTACTTCAAGGATCTCGCTGCCGGATCGGGCTCTGTAGTGACGATATTCATTTATAACCAGCATGGCCGTCTTGTCAAGGTTATCAAAGATGCCAAATCGGGCTTGACCCATTGGGATGGCAAGGATAATTACGGGCGCCTGCTCGCTAATGGATTGTACCACTATGTTGTTCGAAGCAAAGCTAAGGTCAGCGTTTCGGACTCTAAGACAAAAACTCAAACTTGGACTAAAAAACAAAAACTGTTGATTTCGAGGTAAATATGGAATTACGTGAAAAACCGGGCAAAGTGCAAAAGCTTTTGGAACTTTCTCTCCGCTTTCGCCTGATTTTTGTTCTGTTGATGATTGGCTTTTCTGTGGCGTTCCTCGCTACGGGTTGGCAACAGATGGCTTCGCTCCCGTTGGGCGCATCCGAAGCGCTTGGCATGTGGATTGCAAAATTTACGAATGTCATGTCGGCATGGAACTCTTCGCAGTACATTTTTGTGGCCGCACTTTCGATGATTGTGCTGTATTTCGTTTTTGGCGGAGTCCGTGGCGGTTTCGGTGGCTTGCTTGCACTAGCGGCTTTTGTGGGCTCGCTTTTTGCCTTGGGCGGCGATGAAGATATGTTGCTCATGTTCTTTGGCGTGTTTGCTGGCCTTGCACTTTTGCTGGTGCTCTTTGCCAAGTGGAGTGTCGCCTGTGCGCTGTTCCCGTTTGCCCTTTCATGGCTTTTGCTCACGGGATTTGTAAGCTGGTTCCCGTTGATGATTGGCAAGGCTTGGCTCATGTGGGCTGTGCTTAGCGCAATCGCTTTCTCGGGCGTTGTTGCCTTTGCCTTGATTGCCGGCAAGGAACTCGGCGAAGGTGCGCCTCAGGCTGGCGCTCTCGTAAAGGCTGGCAAGAAAATGCTTGCCCCAGTGATTATTGCCTCGCTTTTGGCCCTTTCGGCACTTGTCATTGACATGAGCGTCGTTGTGGACTGGAGAAGAATCGGTATTGCAGCCCTTCTTTGGGTGTCGTTTAACGTGTGGTTCTTCGGTTTTACATTCGGGACGATGTCTTTTGCCCCGTGGGAACGTATCCGCTCCGGCTCTCGCCGCGTCAAAATGAACGACAAGAAAAAGAAATCTTCAAAGAAAAAATAAAGTTTGTCATGCCCGCCATTGCGCGGGCATTTTTCACACTCGTCATCCATACGCACGCTCGTCCCCCATACGCACGCTCGTCACCCTGACGCGAAGCGGAAGGGTCCAGTCAATTCTCGCTATCGCAATACAAGAAATGACTGGATGTTTCAGGGCTTCGCCCCTCAACAAGACGAAGACGTAGGTCGCACTTGTCACCCTGACGCGAAGCGGAAGGGTCCAGTTAAGTCTTGCATTACGCAAAAGCGTCCCGTGCGATTTGCACGAGACGCTTGTTGTTGGAGTGTGGATGTTTTATTCTTTCTGATTATAAGTTAGATTGTTTTGAAACAAAAAGCCCTACTTTCGTAGGGCTTTTTATGGATAAAAAATCCATGTTGAGAAATGGTGTTGAGAATTATGCCACGTGGCACTACTTCGTAGTGCGTGTTGCTTCGCCTCGGATATAGGAGTAAGCAAGCTTACTCCTATATCGCTCGGCTTACGCAACATTCATGGACTGTTCTCTAATGCACTCAATCTCGTTCTTGAGCTCGATGGCAAGTGCTGCGATGTCGGCGTTCTGGCACTTGGTGCCAAGCGTATTCGCTTCACGACCCATTTCCTGGAGAATGAATCCGAGGTTCTTGCCCTGGGCGCCACCCTTGGCGAGCGCGTCGAGGAACAGCTTGTTGTGGCTCCTGAATCTCGTGATCTCTTCGTGGATGTCGAGCTTGTCGGCCATGATGCAGGCTTCTTGTAAAAGGCGGACTTCGTCGATTTCGGAATCCTTCATGAGCGTGTTGATGCGTTCGCGGAACTTGACCTTCCACGTTTCAATGCGCTGTGGATCGAGGACTTCGACCTTGTCGATGACTTCGTTCAGGTGGATCACACGGCGGGTGAGGTCTACGGCGAGGTTTGCGCCTTCCTTTTCGCGCATGGCGATGACGCCGTCCAAAGCCTTGTCGAGTTCAGCCTTCAGGTGCTTTTCCCAGACTTCGTTGTCGCCGTTGCCGTCGGTGAACTGCAAAACTTCGGGGATGGCAAGCACATGTTCGAGCTTGATGTCGCCCGCAATGCCGTACTTCTTCTGCATCGCCTTCGTGATTTCTACGAACTTTTCCACGGCAGCTTCGTTGTAGCAAACGGGAATGTTCCCGGCATTGCCTGCACCAAGCGTAATCGAAAAGTTCACGGAACCGCGAACGAGCTTGTCCTTAATTTGGGCCTTGAAGTCGTTTTCGAGATAGGCGAAGTTCTTCGGAATTTTGCTCGAAATTTCGAGGAATCGGCTGTT
The DNA window shown above is from Fibrobacter sp. UWB16 and carries:
- a CDS encoding lamin tail domain-containing protein; the protein is MSPTFKKHVCRCAATTLTALALWNCSEDSHASDSDHAILLGETANVAFQLDYAETPLLDSIVLDCYGTDTIHLVHSAENNSFNLDLFPGEDWIFNAKLYANGTLMQQGEVTTSLEAGSAVNLKIPMHALIGFVYVKVPIGFGNPAGIKKGEMKLTSKGESFTFPMEFESDYVTFTSDELKLDREYHITISMEDKNGKAIFSLEDDFMLDENTPVPSFQIESLRSKIALAIDLAKDVNLQVSLTLPAMKRAPAVDDIVISEFFIWTSTKDTTQYSFVELYNGSTDTLILDKCTIGKTSNVSGSAEFETVSLPPNEILVVGNRDKANTAGIYKSVENMPAFVKNAGSLVLQCNGAVIDSLYYGKADSIHVSPLPVGTTSPTAPKSLQLNIGFWDKRAEPDSWCTDTPTPGMISACGN
- a CDS encoding peptide chain release factor-like protein, which translates into the protein MHRDTYLKMNLDELLRACSLKGYQGSGPGGQHRNKTNTGVHLSLQQYNLEIKSSESRSAKENKIHALHRMQMALALNVREEPPAVEMKFPGSNGHIQPSNPQFPLFVAHVFDIMATKNGDTKAAAAAFGLSPSALVKILRQDKACAAKLQGNRVENGKSKLHL
- a CDS encoding C25 family cysteine peptidase; the encoded protein is MKSIIKKFQILLVACATVSSLASSVIEDSRKHFILDDEVLDSSRESCEDGSGKRFHPERVVYMDSVPFRHYRVALPSSEKPSVSVTNSKLVPLGSSPCKSTPAKVQSVSVSTPYIKDGVWVTDVLVPLYLKQGGSVALRKEFRLNVDFATASASGRNPGARALMHVVNKQAASQFGLASSRSVLRREASSEVDKVVQLVELVVGDKNIATFSEDGVYAIGFNAIRSALSKINRQELVYGIPIEKLCIFAASPDTLPDMGPGAKLRNPNQLFELPIKVVDQNSNGIFDDASSSRGDSIYFVGYGNAFWKRIDAEPYDAPRTSMSYFHSYSPYSYYQHFILGYKESGTGLRLETLEPPKSTPKTIDWYRYLRAEKDVYLRDTYYGMVQDWEHTTGKEWFWEWHARNEETVVPASKLGAQQPTVDLPGLIEGKAGYAAVSFFPYRSISGVESSISEYQSSGVFSTESYKNRMKHIHFKFDVNGETHSKTDGQEDIWYDGTLLPGGNFAMTFESFQKTGNQYELTILPNNYQYDRFDGYSVAYPWDPSSVSVDSAEWLLPGFVSGVIRIPVGEDENLNLMKFKNMEPVGLLKIANGVALDSIGYNDDVRYMLYRSSDRRKAISINAIPEPSKNVVQNLANISQKTEYLIITPEEFLAPAESLAVFRSSDKSASRFVTAVVAAENIYRHYTGGAASPIAIRNYIAYARSVCPDLRFVLLAGSGHYDYRGIDGHGKNYMPPFEKESSVTEDFFAVLDSGEVVRGAVAYDVDLAVGRLPVSSESEFANYVDKAKRYDQIGVFDHGEWKSTLLMAADDARNGTVADDAKHTEDQEELASLIDSVSNKLGFRMNLKKVYLLDYEYDAAGQKQEATNDFLNIMSQGALMTMYFGHGSKVAWASEGLLKPAYLPKLTNEKAFTILNSFSCTVGRFDEGDTKSMSEAFVLDPDVGAIAAIGASRETFESSNKIFARNFVSRAVLENGIYLGEAYMLAKDNVVKQSKNMTGDVYNSEHYVFVGEPVIRMPYATLKISLDNPVDSIQALDKMKLSGKVSGISSGSIALTLREGRIQKRLAMQNRLNDTINVKYDGPLIYSEVLPVKNGRFETEFVTPKKLNIGDSLAELRAWAYSSNDIAVGRYLDTNIVISGVSKYADSLNDKTPPVITIQSCNAGASSSFADGQLVKLWTPACLQVIVEDETALDYREQADEGITFEMVGLENPYHPAPFLEQASKRAVARKSMTTENYPPGNYVFRVRALDVLGNVAVKTINIEITESMQTGLSDVFNIPNPMGKKGTTFYFKDLAAGSGSVVTIFIYNQHGRLVKVIKDAKSGLTHWDGKDNYGRLLANGLYHYVVRSKAKVSVSDSKTKTQTWTKKQKLLISR
- a CDS encoding YicC/YloC family endoribonuclease is translated as MSIISMTGFGKSESTLQGITCVIEVRSVNSRFLEISSKIPKNFAYLENDFKAQIKDKLVRGSVNFSITLGAGNAGNIPVCYNEAAVEKFVEITKAMQKKYGIAGDIKLEHVLAIPEVLQFTDGNGDNEVWEKHLKAELDKALDGVIAMREKEGANLAVDLTRRVIHLNEVIDKVEVLDPQRIETWKVKFRERINTLMKDSEIDEVRLLQEACIMADKLDIHEEITRFRSHNKLFLDALAKGGAQGKNLGFILQEMGREANTLGTKCQNADIAALAIELKNEIECIREQSMNVA